One part of the Musa acuminata AAA Group cultivar baxijiao chromosome BXJ1-5, Cavendish_Baxijiao_AAA, whole genome shotgun sequence genome encodes these proteins:
- the LOC103986471 gene encoding protein DOG1-like 3: protein MSSANENQQRGEETAAARNEPRAPEHFAKFFECWLAEQERDLQVLRTAAASAGEELRLRPLVDRVLGHYEYYYCAKAASVRRDVLPMFNPTWTSSTENLFLWAGGWRPTMAFHLLYSKSGLQFEPRLLELIVGNPTRDLADLSPDQLERIDGLHRLTVRLEKEIYEEEAQVQESVADARMVELTHALAESEEVEADAMEQEMKRKRDRMNEVLQRADQLRLETLKGLVEILKPVQAVHFLIAAAELHLKVHEFGKSKDAAAAAAATGRPE, encoded by the coding sequence ATGAGCTCCGCCAACGAGAACCAACAACGCGGAGAGGAGACGGCTGCAGCCCGCAACGAGCCCCGCGCCCCTGAGCATTTCGCCAAGTTCTTCGAGTGCTGGCTCGCCGAGCAAGAACGCGACCTGCAAGTCCTCCGTACCGCAGCCGCTTCCGCCGGCGAGGAGCTCCGGCTTCGACCCCTCGTTGACCGGGTCCTCGGCCACTACGAGTACTACTACTGCGCCAAGGCCGCCTCCGTCCGCCGCGACGTGCTCCCCATGTTCAACCCCACGTGGACGTCCTCCACGGAGAACCTCTTCCTTTGGGCCGGCGGCTGGCGGCCCACCATGGCTTTCCACCTCCTCTACTCCAAGTCCGGCCTCCAGTTCGAGCCCCGGCTTCTCGAGCTGATCGTCGGCAACCCCACGCGCGACCTGGCCGACCTGAGCCCCGACCAGCTGGAGCGCATCGATGGGCTCCACCGGCTGACGGTGCGGCTGGAGAAGGAGATATATGAAGAGGAGGCGCAGGTGCAGGAGTCGGTGGCGGACGCACGGATGGTGGAGCTGACGCATGCGTTGGCGGAGTCAGAGGAGGTAGAAGCTGATGCCATGGAGCAGGAGATGAAGAGGAAACGGGACAGGATGAACGAGGTGTTGCAGAGGGCGGATCAGCTGAGGCTGGAGACGCTGAAGGGGCTGGTGGAGATACTGAAGCCGGTGCAGGCGGTGCATTTCTTGATCGCGGCTGCGGAGCTTCACCTCAAAGTGCACGAGTTTGGGAAGAGCAAggacgctgccgctgccgctgccgctactGGCCGACCAGAGTAA